A region from the Medicago truncatula cultivar Jemalong A17 chromosome 6, MtrunA17r5.0-ANR, whole genome shotgun sequence genome encodes:
- the LOC120575923 gene encoding methyl-CpG-binding domain-containing protein 4: MADSKTLTSSSKRPVISQNDIYVAQCKLCMKFREIDTQEEFEEILHKIKQEPFDCSKKDNCRCDDPADIEYDSTRTWVKYKPNIPKTPKGFKRISVLRDDYSKLDSYYITPTGKQLRSRNEIAAYLKDHPQPNGVSALDFDFSSPKVMQDTIPDIIVKQKDSANKKVKIAKDEV, encoded by the coding sequence AGACCAGTGATATCCCAGAATGATATATATGTGGCACAATGCAAACTTTGCATGAAATTTAGAGAGATTGATACGCAGGAGGAGTTTGAGGAGATCCTTCATAAAATCAAACAAGAGCCTTTTGATTGTAGCAAAAAGGATAATTGTAGGTGTGATGATCCTGCTGATATAGAATATGATTCTACGCGGACATGGGTCAAATACAAGCCTAACATTCCAAAGACTCCAAAAGGATTCAAGAGAATCTCAGTGCTTAGAGATGATTACTCTAAATTGGACTCCTACTACATAACACCTACAGGTAAACAACTGAGATCTCGCAATGAGATAGCAGCATATCTTAAAGATCATCCACAGCCCAATGGTGTATCTGctttggattttgatttttcatccccaaAGGTCATGCAAGACACCATTCCAGATATTATTGTGAAACAGAAGGATTCTGCGAACAAAAAAGTTAAGATAGctaaagatgaagtttga